One genomic window of Quercus robur chromosome 6, dhQueRobu3.1, whole genome shotgun sequence includes the following:
- the LOC126733301 gene encoding probable mediator of RNA polymerase II transcription subunit 26c isoform X1 — translation MDIDDFRTILESSGVDVWTFIETAISVASMDYGSELKQRRDGIVERLYAATASFQSRCQNCDEDDGDNGNAVNLNRRQQNSNSIGNEAKTTTETETTAAAAAVRDDDGSEDLDPYCGLFEDQQKRILEIKEHLEDPQQTEESLVELLQTLADMDITFQELKETDIGRHVNRLRKNSSNDVRRLVKLLVRKWKDIVDEWVKLNQPGEHTSSALMADGDSPQQKVTQNGYHQVPDFAYSPNPHNGSSGSDKYNSESEPKPKVIPRKEAPPARAAPVSASAHQNRQREQQKDVDSEKLASARKRLQENYKEAENGSLIFFSASTLILLDSSIWAYAEAVCVCVFYFGEAKRQRTIQVMDIHEIPKPKNAFFGKNKGGSGGGSHGRHW, via the exons atggaTATAGATGATTTCAGAACGATTCTAGAGAGTTCAGGTGTGGATGTGTGGACGTTTATAGAGACGGCGATTTCGGTGGCGTCTATGGATTATGGTAGCGAGTTGAAGCAACGGAGAGATGGGATCGTTGAGAGGCTCTACGCTGCGACGGCGTCGTTTCAGTCTCGCTGTCAGAATTGCGATGAAGATGACGGTGATAACGGTAACGCCGTTAATCTCAATCGGAGACAACAGAATAGTAATAGTATTGGTAATGAAGCGAAGACGACGACGGAGACAGAGACgacggcggcggcggcggcggtgaGAGATGACGACGGCAGCGAGGATTTGGATCCGTATTGTGGTTTGTTCGAAGATCAGCAAAAGAGGATTCTCGAAATTAAAGAACATCTCGAAGATCCTCAAcag ACTGAGGAATCGTTGGTTGAATTGCTTCAAACTCTAGCTGATATGGATATTACATTCCAAGAGCTAAAG gaGACTGATATAGGGAGGCATGTGAATCGATTGAGAAAGAATTCATCGAATGATGTGAGGAGATTGGTGAAGCTGCTAGTCAG gAAGTGGAAGGATATTGTGGATGAATGGGTGAAGTTGAATCAACCTGGGGAACACACTTCCTCTGCTTTAATGG CTGATGGAGACTCACCTCAGCAGAAAGTTACTCAAAATGGTTATCACCAG GTTCCTGATTTTGCATACTCTCCAAATCCACACA ATGGGAGTTCTGGGTCAGATAAGTATAATTCAGAATCTGAGCCAAAGCCGAAAGTGATTCCTCGGAAAGAAGCTCCTCCTGCTAGAGCAGCACCTGTATCTGCCTCAGCACATCAAAAT AGACAAAGAGAACAACAAAAGGATGTTGACTCTGAAAAACTGGCTTCAGCAAGAAAAAGGCTTCAAGAGAATTACAAGGAAGCTGAAAATGGTtcacttattttcttttctgcttCTACTCTAATTTTACTGGATTCATCAATTTGGGCTTATGCTGAAgctgtttgtgtttgtgtgttttactTTGGTGAAGCCAAAAGGCAAAGAACGATTCAGGTGATGGACATCCATGAGATCCCAAAACCCAAGAATGCCTTCTTTGGAAAGAACAAAGGTGGTAGTGGTGGCGGTTCTCACGGGAGGCACTGGTGA
- the LOC126733301 gene encoding probable mediator of RNA polymerase II transcription subunit 26c isoform X2, with translation MDIDDFRTILESSGVDVWTFIETAISVASMDYGSELKQRRDGIVERLYAATASFQSRCQNCDEDDGDNGNAVNLNRRQQNSNSIGNEAKTTTETETTAAAAAVRDDDGSEDLDPYCGLFEDQQKRILEIKEHLEDPQQTEESLVELLQTLADMDITFQELKETDIGRHVNRLRKNSSNDVRRLVKLLVRKWKDIVDEWVKLNQPGEHTSSALMADGDSPQQKVTQNGYHQVPDFAYSPNPHNGSSGSDKYNSESEPKPKVIPRKEAPPARAAPVSASAHQNRQREQQKDVDSEKLASARKRLQENYKEAENAKRQRTIQVMDIHEIPKPKNAFFGKNKGGSGGGSHGRHW, from the exons atggaTATAGATGATTTCAGAACGATTCTAGAGAGTTCAGGTGTGGATGTGTGGACGTTTATAGAGACGGCGATTTCGGTGGCGTCTATGGATTATGGTAGCGAGTTGAAGCAACGGAGAGATGGGATCGTTGAGAGGCTCTACGCTGCGACGGCGTCGTTTCAGTCTCGCTGTCAGAATTGCGATGAAGATGACGGTGATAACGGTAACGCCGTTAATCTCAATCGGAGACAACAGAATAGTAATAGTATTGGTAATGAAGCGAAGACGACGACGGAGACAGAGACgacggcggcggcggcggcggtgaGAGATGACGACGGCAGCGAGGATTTGGATCCGTATTGTGGTTTGTTCGAAGATCAGCAAAAGAGGATTCTCGAAATTAAAGAACATCTCGAAGATCCTCAAcag ACTGAGGAATCGTTGGTTGAATTGCTTCAAACTCTAGCTGATATGGATATTACATTCCAAGAGCTAAAG gaGACTGATATAGGGAGGCATGTGAATCGATTGAGAAAGAATTCATCGAATGATGTGAGGAGATTGGTGAAGCTGCTAGTCAG gAAGTGGAAGGATATTGTGGATGAATGGGTGAAGTTGAATCAACCTGGGGAACACACTTCCTCTGCTTTAATGG CTGATGGAGACTCACCTCAGCAGAAAGTTACTCAAAATGGTTATCACCAG GTTCCTGATTTTGCATACTCTCCAAATCCACACA ATGGGAGTTCTGGGTCAGATAAGTATAATTCAGAATCTGAGCCAAAGCCGAAAGTGATTCCTCGGAAAGAAGCTCCTCCTGCTAGAGCAGCACCTGTATCTGCCTCAGCACATCAAAAT AGACAAAGAGAACAACAAAAGGATGTTGACTCTGAAAAACTGGCTTCAGCAAGAAAAAGGCTTCAAGAGAATTACAAGGAAGCTGAAAATG CCAAAAGGCAAAGAACGATTCAGGTGATGGACATCCATGAGATCCCAAAACCCAAGAATGCCTTCTTTGGAAAGAACAAAGGTGGTAGTGGTGGCGGTTCTCACGGGAGGCACTGGTGA